One window of Phycisphaeraceae bacterium genomic DNA carries:
- the tpiA gene encoding triose-phosphate isomerase has translation MRQPIVGGNWKMNTNRASGVELARAVAASSAGTQAQVVVFPPFPYLLTIADTLKGSRVMLGAQDVSDRADGAFTGEVSCAMLRDCGATWVLAGHSERRHVIGESDVIVNAKARAALAAGLGVILCIGEKLDQRERGETDIVNETQLRAGLAGVEPASLAHVVIAYEPVWAIGTGKTASPADAQAAHAHIRKVLRSMYGADHAEAMRIQYGGSVTAANAKELFSQPDIDGGLIGGASLKPADFAQIVAAASP, from the coding sequence ATGCGTCAACCCATCGTCGGCGGCAACTGGAAGATGAACACGAATCGTGCCTCGGGCGTCGAGCTTGCCCGTGCGGTGGCTGCTTCGTCAGCCGGGACGCAAGCACAGGTCGTCGTCTTCCCGCCCTTCCCCTATCTCCTTACCATCGCCGACACCCTCAAGGGCTCGCGCGTCATGCTGGGCGCGCAAGACGTCTCCGACCGCGCGGACGGCGCGTTCACAGGCGAGGTCTCATGCGCCATGCTCAGAGACTGCGGTGCGACCTGGGTGCTTGCGGGCCACTCGGAGCGTCGCCACGTCATCGGTGAGAGCGACGTGATCGTCAACGCCAAAGCCAGAGCCGCACTCGCAGCGGGCCTGGGCGTCATCCTCTGCATCGGTGAGAAGCTCGATCAACGCGAGCGGGGCGAGACAGACATTGTCAACGAGACCCAGTTGCGTGCCGGGCTGGCCGGGGTGGAGCCCGCCTCGCTCGCTCACGTGGTCATTGCCTATGAGCCGGTCTGGGCGATCGGTACCGGCAAGACCGCAAGCCCCGCCGATGCCCAGGCGGCCCACGCCCACATCCGCAAGGTGCTTCGCTCCATGTACGGGGCCGATCACGCCGAGGCGATGCGCATCCAATACGGCGGCTCCGTGACCGCGGCCAACGCGAAAGAACTCTTCTCTCAGCCCGACATCGACGGGGGCTTGATCGGCGGCGCGTCCCTCAAACCCGCCGACTTCGCGCAGATCGTCGCCGCCGCTTCACCCTGA
- the secG gene encoding preprotein translocase subunit SecG, with product MSPLVTLAANQWLVGGLVVLGIVASVLMILTILIQRPQGGGLAAAFGGAGAGSGQTAFGAKTGDALTIMTIVVFIFWLLVSMGLVYATKSPRPTPGAPQNQTPAGATMPEGDGAVPPAAGSMDPARLPEMPATDAPVSVPPADAVPDTSGDGEGGQAGEADPDGGR from the coding sequence ATGTCTCCACTTGTCACACTGGCCGCGAATCAGTGGCTTGTCGGCGGTCTGGTGGTTCTGGGCATCGTCGCTTCGGTGCTGATGATCCTCACCATTCTGATCCAACGTCCGCAGGGCGGCGGGCTTGCCGCGGCTTTCGGCGGCGCGGGTGCCGGCTCTGGGCAGACGGCCTTCGGTGCCAAGACGGGCGATGCGCTCACGATCATGACGATCGTGGTCTTTATTTTCTGGCTGCTCGTCTCGATGGGGCTCGTCTACGCGACAAAGAGCCCGAGGCCCACGCCAGGTGCTCCGCAGAACCAGACCCCCGCCGGAGCGACAATGCCCGAGGGTGATGGCGCGGTGCCGCCCGCCGCAGGGTCGATGGATCCCGCCCGTCTCCCCGAGATGCCCGCAACCGACGCGCCAGTGTCTGTTCCCCCCGCAGATGCTGTGCCGGATACCTCGGGTGATGGGGAAGGTGGCCAAGCGGGCGAGGCCGATCCGGACGGCGGCCGCTGA
- a CDS encoding YicC family protein, translated as MIRSMTGFGEASAQIDGVHYHVEVRSLNNKYFKAVIRLPDQLQSLEAEFESELRRRISRGSITMTASCTDSGVGGAHTVNHEALEHYIEQIRRAPMIADGTVRVDVSGLLTLPGVLTAPVDSEDRLDRARRAMLPLLHRACEGLLGMREREGRLLADELLSHRTQIAGRLSRISERAPTVVSEYETRLRSRIEMMVKGTEVVVNPADLIREIAIYAEKSDIAEEIHRLTGHIEQFQQLLTNGDGNPLGRTLEFLSQEMLREANTIASKSPDSEISRLIVEVKGAIDRIKEQVQNVE; from the coding sequence GTGATTCGCAGCATGACCGGATTTGGCGAGGCCTCAGCGCAGATCGACGGCGTTCACTATCACGTCGAGGTCCGGTCTCTCAACAACAAGTACTTCAAGGCCGTGATACGCCTGCCGGATCAGTTGCAGTCACTTGAGGCCGAGTTCGAGTCCGAGCTGCGCCGCAGGATTTCGAGGGGCAGCATCACGATGACCGCCTCGTGCACCGACTCAGGAGTCGGCGGCGCACACACCGTGAATCACGAGGCGCTCGAGCACTACATCGAGCAGATCCGGCGCGCCCCCATGATCGCTGACGGCACCGTGCGCGTCGATGTCTCCGGACTGTTGACGCTCCCGGGGGTGCTCACAGCCCCTGTAGACAGCGAGGATCGGCTCGACAGGGCCCGCCGCGCGATGCTCCCCCTCCTCCATCGCGCGTGCGAGGGACTGCTCGGCATGCGCGAGCGTGAGGGCCGCCTGCTCGCCGACGAACTCCTCTCCCACCGGACGCAGATCGCGGGACGGCTCTCCCGTATCTCCGAGCGTGCGCCCACGGTCGTGAGTGAGTACGAGACTCGACTCAGGTCCCGCATCGAGATGATGGTCAAGGGGACCGAGGTCGTGGTGAACCCTGCCGACCTGATCCGCGAGATCGCGATCTACGCCGAGAAGTCGGACATCGCCGAAGAGATCCACCGTCTCACCGGCCACATCGAGCAGTTCCAGCAACTGCTTACAAACGGCGATGGCAATCCCCTCGGCCGCACGCTCGAGTTTCTCTCACAGGAAATGCTCCGCGAGGCGAACACGATCGCAAGCAAGTCGCCCGATTCGGAGATCTCGCGTCTGATCGTCGAGGTCAAGGGCGCGATCGACCGCATTAAAGAACAGGTCCAGAACGTCGAGTGA
- a CDS encoding PDZ domain-containing protein, with amino-acid sequence MRSAAAQSRVFRSAARALAIHAAICGLGLAVAGRALAQPGSSDAPHRTLDLTPLIRALDSSSLDERDRAVEQLGANPAITAREVLAILRDVQGLTPEQRARLIDLGRAMFKNSPRAAMGIQFGGTVENGVAVATLIEGFDAARHLRPGDVIEAANGEPLSQNRLRAVIVSHDPGESMSLRVRRLDSEGRAESIDVRVALGSFNRLRGGGFLDSQTLEEAWRIRMSRAGIISAGAEGVIGVAVDRDAWLACAQALARWADSDTGPGTARSPRAGVAGESRSEWHDSGSESFSMQVNGRDPNRMEVDAQRLVLLERLQVLQLQMEAMRSAQRANLAALQNPSLSPNERAKLLNENERLAQELLPLERQMTDLRGALNRRQ; translated from the coding sequence GTGCGGAGCGCCGCTGCACAATCCAGAGTCTTCCGATCTGCGGCTCGCGCGTTGGCCATCCATGCCGCGATCTGCGGGCTTGGACTCGCCGTTGCGGGCAGGGCGTTGGCGCAGCCCGGCAGCTCGGACGCGCCGCACAGAACGCTCGACCTCACGCCGCTGATCCGTGCGCTTGATTCGTCATCGCTCGACGAGCGGGATCGCGCCGTCGAGCAACTCGGCGCAAACCCCGCGATCACGGCGCGAGAGGTGCTCGCGATCCTCAGGGATGTTCAAGGGCTCACGCCCGAGCAGCGTGCCCGTCTTATCGATCTCGGCAGGGCGATGTTCAAGAACTCTCCGCGTGCCGCCATGGGGATCCAGTTCGGGGGCACAGTCGAGAACGGCGTGGCCGTCGCTACGTTGATCGAAGGATTCGACGCGGCCCGGCACCTGCGTCCGGGCGATGTCATCGAGGCGGCCAACGGCGAGCCCCTCTCGCAGAATCGGCTCCGGGCCGTGATCGTCTCGCACGATCCCGGCGAATCCATGTCGTTGCGTGTGAGGCGTCTGGACTCGGAAGGACGAGCAGAGTCGATCGACGTGCGCGTTGCGCTCGGCTCCTTCAACCGGCTGCGCGGTGGCGGGTTCCTCGACAGCCAGACGCTCGAGGAAGCGTGGCGCATCCGCATGTCCAGGGCGGGCATCATCAGCGCGGGGGCCGAAGGTGTGATCGGCGTCGCGGTCGATCGGGACGCGTGGCTCGCGTGCGCGCAGGCACTCGCCAGATGGGCCGATTCCGACACGGGGCCGGGCACGGCACGCTCGCCCAGAGCAGGTGTGGCCGGCGAGTCCCGTTCCGAGTGGCACGATTCCGGCAGCGAGTCGTTCTCGATGCAGGTCAACGGCCGAGATCCGAACCGCATGGAGGTCGATGCCCAGCGCCTCGTCCTGCTCGAACGCCTCCAGGTGCTGCAGCTCCAGATGGAGGCGATGCGGAGCGCACAGCGGGCCAATCTCGCGGCACTCCAGAACCCGTCCCTCTCCCCGAATGAGCGAGCGAAACTGCTGAACGAGAACGAGCGGCTCGCTCAAGAGCTGCTCCCCCTCGAGCGGCAGATGACAGATCTCCGCGGGGCTCTCAACCGTCGGCAATAA
- a CDS encoding bifunctional (p)ppGpp synthetase/guanosine-3',5'-bis(diphosphate) 3'-pyrophosphohydrolase, with protein MSSPMWIEAVSYAARAHRHGMRKDGRTPYVAHVFRVAMTVRDTFGCDDPIAITAALLHDTIEDTSTDYDDIEETFGHDVAECVSALTKNAALPEHERESDYDRRLSLGPWQARLIKLADTHDNYLDMSTNARPSIEKARARCERAILLARPDVNDHPEVAWAIEIVGQLIADG; from the coding sequence GCCCATCGTCACGGCATGCGCAAGGACGGGCGCACGCCGTACGTCGCGCACGTCTTTCGCGTGGCGATGACCGTCCGCGACACCTTCGGCTGCGACGATCCGATCGCTATCACAGCGGCCCTGCTCCACGACACCATCGAGGACACCTCCACCGACTACGACGATATCGAGGAGACCTTCGGCCATGATGTGGCCGAGTGTGTGTCAGCACTGACGAAGAACGCCGCGTTGCCTGAGCACGAGCGCGAGTCAGACTATGACCGTCGTCTCTCGCTGGGTCCGTGGCAGGCGCGGCTGATCAAACTCGCCGACACGCACGACAACTACCTCGACATGTCGACCAACGCGCGTCCATCAATCGAGAAGGCGCGGGCACGCTGCGAGCGTGCGATCCTGCTCGCTCGCCCCGATGTCAACGACCATCCGGAGGTCGCGTGGGCGATAGAGATCGTCGGGCAGCTTATTGCCGACGGTTGA